The Leptolyngbya iicbica LK DNA window GCTTGAATTCGGGAGAGATTTTGCACGTGCCGAATAGCTCAATTGCTCAAAACTTAATTGGCGTAATCGCAACTGGCAGTTCGGTATATCGCACGATAGAGTTTACGGCTCCTGCGACTGTTCCTCCTGGCAAAGTTGCTGAAGTTGCCACTAATGCCGTCTTAAATACGCCTAATCCCAACATTGATGTCGACCAACCTGTTTTCACCCGAATGGGGATATACAGTCTTGATGAAACTCAGTATCGGCTTTTCTACTACCCCAAAAGTCATCACCAGGCAGAGATTCACACCGACTCAGAAATCCGATGTCGGCTGTGGTACGCGCTCAGCCGAGCTGGCTTTGGCAATCAGCATCAATTGAGTGAGTCCAAGCACATTCAGCCACTTATTCAAGGCATTGAGTTCTTCCAAGAGTTGAGTCACCAAGCCCAGCAGGGGGTCATCAAAAATTCCCAAAAGTTGCTTTTTGATACTGGTGAATTGCTGACCAAGCGAACATTTCCGCCAGAGGCGCTAATCATCGTGCTCAAAGGAGAAATCGAGATTCAACTAGAGGCGACCAAGCCAGCGGGCAGTCAAACATTTACTCCATCATTTACTCCGTTTAGCCGTCGGCCCAAAACTTCATCACGCTACCCCCTGAATCCCCGACTGCTCAATCGAGCCGCTAGCCAATTAGCGAGTCATATTGGTCCCATTGCATTCCCGTTGACCCAACGTAAAGCTCAAGATGTCGCCTCGGCATATTGTTTGTATGAGGCGTTAGGGCAGGAAATTTCTGACCCTCAGGAACGGCGAGCATTTTTGAGTTATCAACCCCAAGCACCAACAGAAAGATTTAGACGCGGCGATGTGTTGGGTGAAATGAGCCTATTTTTAGGGACTCCTTTGCCGGATGTGGTCATGACGACCCCCGAGGAGACTGAGGTATTGGCCGTGACCCCACGGGCAGTGATGGCAGCCATAGAACAAGATGATGCGACTGTGAACAGCTTGAGTCGGCGAGCCCAAGGTTATTACCAAAATTATCTGGAGCAGTCTTTGCAAGCAGTCACAACACCGCCAGTCAAGGCCTCTGCGATCGCTCAGCATTTACAACAATATTGTCTCAGTTGAATGGCTTAACTGACGAACCGTTCATTGTCCAGCGGTTAGTGTCGTCACATATGGCCAGGAACCTGCTTCACCTTATTGATAACTGTTCCACTCGGTTCGATCAAGACAACAATTGCTTAATCGGTGAGGAAGCATGAACCACGGCACCAAACCATTGCTTGCAAATAGGCGGTTAACTGATTCCACAATTTATCTGGCTAGGGAGTGTGAAGGCGCAAACCCCTATGGCACAATAAAGGTTCACTTTTGAAAGCCTGTTCTCAAGAATTTGTAAGAGAGTTGTTTGCCTGTGATTGCGACTGCTGAACGTTCGACCACTCCGCGCCGCATTGTCTTCCCCTTTACCGCTGTAATCGGTCAGGAAGATATGAAACTGGCCCTGATTTTGAATGTGATTGATCCGCGAATTGGCGGCGTCATGATCATGGGCGATCGCGGCACCGGCAAATCAACCACGATTCGCGCCTTGGCTGACCTATTGCCCGAAATCGAAGTCGTGGCGGACGATCCCTTTAGCCGCGCGCCGAGCGATCCCGATATTCAACGTGAGCGCGGCACCGACACGCTGCCCACCTCAGCCAAGAAAGTGCCGATGATCGACTTGCCACTGGGCGCGACCGAAGACCGCGTCTGTGGCACCATCGACATCGAAAAAGCCTTGTCTGAAGGGGTCAAAGCCTTTGAACCGGGTCTCCTCGCGAAAGCCAATCGCGGCATTTTGTACGTGGATGAGGTGAACCTGCTGGACGACCACCTGGTTGACGTGCTGCTGGATTCAGCGGCTTCGGGCTGGAATACCGTTGAGCGGGAAGGGATTTCCATTCGCCACCCGGCCCAGTTCGTTTTGGTGGGGTCCGGCAACCCTGAAGAAGGTGAGTTGCGGCCCCAGTTGTTAGACCGCTTTGGTATGCACGCTGAGATTCGAACGGTGCGTGACCCAGAATTGCGGGTGCAGATTGTGGAACAGCGATCGGACTTTGACCAAGATCCCCAGAGCTATTTAGAAAAGTTTGCTGAGCCCCAAACCGCCTTGCAAAAGCGCATTACCGATGCCCAAGCACGGTTGGCCGAGGTCACCATTGAGCACGACTTCCGCATCAAGATTTCTCAAGTTTGCTCGGAGTTAGATGTAGATGGCCTGCGCGGCGACATTGTGACGAATCGCGCGGCGAAAGCGCTAGCCGCTTACGAAGGGCGCACCGAAGTGACTCTGGATGACATTCGCACCGTGATCGTGATGTGCTTGCGGCACCGCTTGCGGAAAGATCCGCTGGAGTCCATTGATTCTGGTTACAAGGTTGAGAAGGTCTTTAGTCAGGTCTTTGGTGTGGCGCTTGAAGACGAAGATGCGGCGACCAATGGGCGACAGCCAGTCGGGGCGCGCTAGTGGGCCAGCGGATTCTGGGGCTTGACCCAGGTCTGGCGATTTTGGGTTTTGGCGTCATTGACGGGGGCGATACTACGGCCACTGCAGCGGGCGCTGCGGTGGTCGATTTTGGCATTGTTGAAACCCCAGCGAATACTCCGGTCGGCGATCGCCTCTGCACCCTCCATGACGATTTGCACAGCTTGATTCAACAATTTCAGCCGGACTTGGTCGCGTTAGAAAAGCTGTTTTTTTATCGCATGGGTAACACCATTTTGGTGGCTCAAGCGCGGGGAGTCGTGATGTTGGTGCTTGCCCAGCATCGCCTCACGCCAGTGGAATTTACCCCAGCTCAAATCAAGCAGGCGCTGACGGGCTATGGCAACGCCGACAAAAGCATGGTGCAAGAATCGGTGATGCGCGAATTGGGGTTGCCCAAAATTCCGAAACCTGACGATGCCGCCGATGGCTTAGCTGTGGCCCTGACGGCCTGGTTTCAGCGATAACTGAGGAAATCCAAGACCGGGTTCGCCATTCTTTTTTTAGAGAACGTTCTTTGGGCATTGCAGTTTGATGTAGCGATATCAAAATGCAATGCGTGTGATTAGCGATCGCGTTGCGCCAAGCGGGCTGTGATGCAAGAACCTCACGGTTTTGTGTTAGAAGAATGGAGTAGCGAACTTTTTAGGAACTCAAAGAGTATGCTTTTTCCTGGTGCGGCGGTTCGTGTCGTGAATCTGGACGACACTTACTACGGATTCCAAGGTCAAGTGCAGCGCGTTTCGGATGGCAAAGTAGCCGTACTCTTTGAAGGGGGCAACTGGGACAAGCTCGTAACGTTTAATGCGACTGAGTTAGAAGCTTTGGACAAGCGGCGGGGCAAAAAGTAAGGAGGGTGCTTGAGATCGCCTCCTTGACCGTTGGGGTTGGGCATTGCCAAACCCTTACCGCGACCTTTTGGTCTTGAGGAGCTGATTTAAGTGCTCAGTCCTAAGTTCGCCTGCCTCCACTACCCAGGTCTTTTTGTATGCGATTGCCTTTACCGCAGCTAGCCACCCAGTCACGGCAACCCGGTCACATTGCCGAAGTGATTGAGACCTCGACGACGGAGTTTTTGGCTCAGTGCCTAGAACCGGATTCCTTAGACTTTGCGCAGATGCCGCCCTTTGGCAGTTGGGTCAGGGCCGCTGATGAAGACTCTGGCAACCAGATTTATGGTGTGGTGTACCACGCAACGACGAGCCCGTTAGATTCGGTGCATCGGGCCACGGCGTTGGGGCTCTCTCTGGCAGAACTCCGGGAACAGCAGCCGCAGATCTTTGCCATGCTGAAAACCGAATTTCGGGTAGCGATCGTGGGGTTTTGCCCTGCTGGCGACAATATCATCTATCAACATTTGCCACCGCGTCCCCCGCAGGTACACCAGGCGGTTTACCGTTGCCAGCCCGAAGAGGTGGTCACCTTTACCGAGCAGCTCGATTTTTTGCGGACGCTGATGGATACGCGCAGCGCGCCAATCGATGGCCTGATTGCTGCTGTGATTCGTGAAGTCTATCAATTGCGTAAGCTCGATCGCGATTGGCTGGTACAGGCTGGCCGCATTCTCAACGTGCAACTCAAGGACGATTACGATCGCCTGCGCATCATCCTCTCGCAAATTCATCCTTAAATCGTCATGCCCACCTTTGACTGGATTGTGGTCGGCAACGGCTTGACGGGCGCGGCCCTGAGCTATGAGCTGGCCAAGCAGGGAGCAGCCGTGCTGCTGCTGGAACGATCTCCCAGCCCCGAAAGTGCAACGCGATACACCTATGGTGGGGTGCCCCACTGGTCTGGCGACACTGCCATGCTGCGCCAGCTTTATCGCGAGAGCCGAGCGCGATATACCGCCTTATCCGATGAAACGGGTGTGCCTCATCACTATCGGGAACTCGACTTGCTGCTGACAGTGGAGCCTGGGCAAGATCCTCAAGCGCTGGCCCAACGCTACGCCGCTGTCGAGACGCCGCCAGTCCCCATTACGGCTGCCGAAGCCCAGGAACGAGAGCCTTATTTGAATGCAGCGGCGATCGCGGGAGCGCTGACCGTGCGTCACGGTCACGTTGATCCGGCGGCCCTGGTCAAGGCTTATAACCACGGTCTGCAAAATTTAGGTGGGCAAATCATCATCGCGACGGTGACGGGATTAGTCCGCATGGGCGATCGCATTACCGGCGTTACGACCCCGACCCAAGCCTACGCGGCGGGCAATGTCGCAGTGGCAGCAGGCGGACTGACGCGCGAACTAATCAAAACCGCTGGCGTTAAAGTGCCCGTGTATTTCAGCCATGCC harbors:
- a CDS encoding HAS-barrel domain-containing protein, with the protein product MRLPLPQLATQSRQPGHIAEVIETSTTEFLAQCLEPDSLDFAQMPPFGSWVRAADEDSGNQIYGVVYHATTSPLDSVHRATALGLSLAELREQQPQIFAMLKTEFRVAIVGFCPAGDNIIYQHLPPRPPQVHQAVYRCQPEEVVTFTEQLDFLRTLMDTRSAPIDGLIAAVIREVYQLRKLDRDWLVQAGRILNVQLKDDYDRLRIILSQIHP
- a CDS encoding NAD(P)H dehydrogenase subunit NdhS, with the translated sequence MLFPGAAVRVVNLDDTYYGFQGQVQRVSDGKVAVLFEGGNWDKLVTFNATELEALDKRRGKK
- a CDS encoding NAD(P)/FAD-dependent oxidoreductase yields the protein MPTFDWIVVGNGLTGAALSYELAKQGAAVLLLERSPSPESATRYTYGGVPHWSGDTAMLRQLYRESRARYTALSDETGVPHHYRELDLLLTVEPGQDPQALAQRYAAVETPPVPITAAEAQEREPYLNAAAIAGALTVRHGHVDPAALVKAYNHGLQNLGGQIIIATVTGLVRMGDRITGVTTPTQAYAAGNVAVAAGGLTRELIKTAGVKVPVYFSHAELVETPPLDWELRSLIMPADLTRSAIEAEATDDDTHDLWDKPNHEIRPPMLDSGCVQFPDGRLRIGQISRINTALEPALDATRGEQRIRQGIEPLIPALEKVPGQWHACRVAFSEDGLPLAGAIPGLSGGYVFSGFTSPFGLVPAMAEHFARWVSDGDSNILQATRPDRFTISPT
- the bchI gene encoding magnesium chelatase ATPase subunit I, with amino-acid sequence MIATAERSTTPRRIVFPFTAVIGQEDMKLALILNVIDPRIGGVMIMGDRGTGKSTTIRALADLLPEIEVVADDPFSRAPSDPDIQRERGTDTLPTSAKKVPMIDLPLGATEDRVCGTIDIEKALSEGVKAFEPGLLAKANRGILYVDEVNLLDDHLVDVLLDSAASGWNTVEREGISIRHPAQFVLVGSGNPEEGELRPQLLDRFGMHAEIRTVRDPELRVQIVEQRSDFDQDPQSYLEKFAEPQTALQKRITDAQARLAEVTIEHDFRIKISQVCSELDVDGLRGDIVTNRAAKALAAYEGRTEVTLDDIRTVIVMCLRHRLRKDPLESIDSGYKVEKVFSQVFGVALEDEDAATNGRQPVGAR
- the ruvC gene encoding crossover junction endodeoxyribonuclease RuvC — its product is MGQRILGLDPGLAILGFGVIDGGDTTATAAGAAVVDFGIVETPANTPVGDRLCTLHDDLHSLIQQFQPDLVALEKLFFYRMGNTILVAQARGVVMLVLAQHRLTPVEFTPAQIKQALTGYGNADKSMVQESVMRELGLPKIPKPDDAADGLAVALTAWFQR
- a CDS encoding mechanosensitive ion channel family protein codes for the protein MLNSRIILVSALTGFTLFVYLLLINSPQTTPEALVEVFQAIVLVGLSIIVVDILSFLLINVWFVRATRKQPSDLLKIVVSILLYVACAFVIFPILGRDITALAATSAIASAIIGFALQTPLGNFLSGVFLQFDQPFHIGDRVRFNGYEGNIAKMDWRSTEIRLNSGEILHVPNSSIAQNLIGVIATGSSVYRTIEFTAPATVPPGKVAEVATNAVLNTPNPNIDVDQPVFTRMGIYSLDETQYRLFYYPKSHHQAEIHTDSEIRCRLWYALSRAGFGNQHQLSESKHIQPLIQGIEFFQELSHQAQQGVIKNSQKLLFDTGELLTKRTFPPEALIIVLKGEIEIQLEATKPAGSQTFTPSFTPFSRRPKTSSRYPLNPRLLNRAASQLASHIGPIAFPLTQRKAQDVASAYCLYEALGQEISDPQERRAFLSYQPQAPTERFRRGDVLGEMSLFLGTPLPDVVMTTPEETEVLAVTPRAVMAAIEQDDATVNSLSRRAQGYYQNYLEQSLQAVTTPPVKASAIAQHLQQYCLS